AATCATACACATGCCCGTGCCCGTGGGCACAAATTTAAACCCATATCCATGTCCATCGGGTTTTCTATCCGCCGGCACGCGGATATTttgtgcccgttgccatctttagtttgTGCTGGACTGCTGGTGGAGAAAAGGACGAGACAACGGGGAATCCGCCTTGCCTAGTTGCCTTGGAGCTGCCGAGCGCCGACCACGGACGGCCGGACCTATCCAATCCAACCGCTGCGCTCCACACTTACCAGGCCGGGACCACCGCAACGGCCCCTTTGTCCCTCTGCAACTGGTTCGCCGGGCCCCAGCCCCCGTCCCGTTCGACACTCCGCGGCATCCACCACATCACCAGATCCGCCGCCCGCGCAGAGGACGAGAGGAATTTCATCGCGATGGGGGCGGTGGTGACGGCGGTGATCGCGATCGCGGCGGTGGTGCTCGGCTGGATCACCATCGAGATGGCCTGCAAGCCCTGCCTCGAGACCGGCCGCCGCGCCATGGACCGCGCGCTCGACCCCAACTACGACCCCGACTCCCCCACCAACGCCAACGCCAACGCCACCACCGGCGGCGCCGCCCCCTCCACCGAGCCGCTCCTCGCCGACCTCTCAGCCTCCACCGCGCCACCCGCCAAGGCCATCTGAATCTCATCTCCCAGAGGCGATGCGGTAGTAGGCTTGCTTCCCCTTCTCCCCTCGCATTGTAATCTTGTTTCTTTCTAGAATGTCCGTCTGTGCTTATGAGTTATGACTTATGGGTTTGTTATAAACGACAACTGCTAGAAATATATAAACTGCTGTCAAACGGGATAGATACCGATCTAAGCATCCAACTAGTGAATGCTCCTGATTCAGACTTCGTATTTACAAGTGACGTTACAACCCAGATTCTGATGTGGATCCTATCTTTCTACACCAAATGCACACACACGCAACTGTTAATTTTGGGGACAATTTTTGGTCAGGTTAGAGAGAGATGTACAGATTGGTACCTATGACActattcctcttcctcctccattGGTGTCTCGTTACTCCCTTCCACTGCATCCTCGTCCATTGCGTTGTCGTTATCGTTCTCCTCATCGGGAGCCTCAGAGTCAGTCTCCATCTGCTCCTTGTCTTCCTCGTCCACGCTCCCATAGGCTTGAGAGCTCACCACATGGCCTTGCAAGTCCTTGTGCTTCAAATTGCCTGTCACAGTTCAGAATTCACAAAGTGGAGGGCATTAGAGCAGGAGGTAGGCACAGCTTCAAATTGCCTATCACAATTCACAAAGCCACAGCCCACAGGTCTAGGTTGAGATGCCGCATCTCTCAACTTGCAGTTTGTGCATGACTAGGCATGGTGCTGGAGAAACTGTGAATGAGATTGCAAAATTTACCCATCTGGAATTCCTTCTCGGTGGAGCAGTTGTGTAGCAGTGCCTTAACTTGGAACAAGAACCGCTCCATGGATCTCTTTGCAGGAGGTACTTTGCTTGTGATCATTGTCCGCTTGTTACCCTGCATTACTGCTGTAAGCACGGAGCACAAGGCTTATGGTATGAACGTCGTACATACACAGAGTCATCAACTGTACTGTACCTTAGCATCTGAACATATGGATTGGATTATTCTTGTTGCTTTCTGAAGTAGTCTTAGCTGTATCAACACAATTCATCAGCGACACTGATCAGCCATTGTAATTCATCAGTGATACCAAAAGGAACATAAGTGTAACCTACAGCCCTTACCATTTTGACTATGGTGCCATTATGTTGCTCGAAATGTGTCTCTAGAAAGCTGAAGGCTGCAAAAGGGTAATAGTAAATTGAACATTTTATTTTGTCAAAGGTCAAGACCAAGATACACCAAAATTGGTGTTACCAACAAGATATTAAAAGGTTAAAGGCATGTATACATAGTGAACTTATAGAACCACAATTCCTCACCTTTCAGAAATGTGTCGATAAACTTTCCCCCATGTTTAACTGCCATTGCATGCATAGAAACCTGTAATTTAAGAATCTTGTAAATAGTGTCTCTTTCATCCAGCAGCCCGATACTTAAACAACCGCACAAGGTACTGTTTGAGGGATTTGAGCTTGAGTCGCTATGGTACAACTAACCTTTTCGTGAGCCTTGCACAATCCTATTAGAGAGACAAATGCCTCCACTGATTTCTGAATTTCTTGCAGAATAGTATCAACTGATCCTCTTTCAGGTGATGCTCTAGCCTTCAGTGCTTGTTTGATCTATAGTAGGATGGAAATTACTCAAACATCAGGCATCGCTACAGCTTTAGATTAAAGGACACAGCAATAGGGAAAAAAGGAGCAATTCAAGCGCATATATGCTGATTTAAATTGCTCACCGTCTTGTTTAAACTCCCAGTGTTCTCCTCATGCTGCATTAGTGACCGAAATGTTAGAAGACAAGACAAGCATGGGATAGTTCATAAATGCATCAAATGCCATACTTACAAGCACACGGTACCAAGAGGGAATAGTGGAGGAACACAATGTTGGAAAACCATACGATACATCTTGGGTATCTTTTGTTTTGAGCGAAGGTTCCTTAAAACATGGAATAAGAAGCTATAAGGAGTATTCTCGGGCAAAAAGAAAAGGATCATGTAGTTCATATCTACGACTATACGCTAAGTGAGGTGTCTCTCAGAGCACACTCAAGAAGTAGAGATGGCCCACCTTAGGCAATATCTCAGCAAGTAGATCTGAAGTAGAGTCACTATTCCTGAGGTATATTTGCAATATCTTCTGTATAAGATCACCCTGACAGACAAAAAGCAGGGAACATAGTAGGAGCAACAAGCTTATCACATATCAGCTAGCACATTAAAAAGGTAGTTGGATGGAACTTAAGCTTACTTTACTCTGCCATCCTTTTTCAGCATCTTCGCTAGGGAAATCAGCACTTAGCAGCTTATGAGCTGAGTATCCAAGACGCTTTCGCAGAAAGGGAATGATCGCTTTGGAGCATCCCATGTGTATATTTTTCCCATTTGGTTCCCCAGATTTTTCCAACAATACAACAACAGAATTTACAATTGATTGTATAGTAATTAACACATCAGAAGACAAAAGGTATGAGAACAAGAACACTGCAAAAAGATTAGAACACTAAAATTAGGCAAAAAGATTACATAATGTCCAAGCACTGTGGGCACCAACAGCTAGTTACCTGGATCCATAATATCCTCCAACATTTTACATGCTCCACAATATAGGTAATCAACATTGCAAGGAGCAAGAGATGGTTGGAACTCAGAAAGAACATCATCAAAATTTTCAGTTGGCTGCAAAGTCTGCAAAAGTTGCTTCAGAATTGACATGTTTGGTTGATTCAACAGATCAGGAATGGCAAGTAACTGCAAAAGGCACCAGACTTGTTAGCAAGCAGCTTCAGTTTCTAGATCTCTCGTCTATTTTCAGATGAAAGAAAATACATCCATAGAACAACCTTCCTGTAGCAGCCAAGAATCTCCTTGCATACAGCAGTCACAATTGATGATTTGGAGACCACCACATATGGTATGTCTGGGTTGCCAGCAGAAGATGAATGTGAACTCCAGTTATCTGGGCAGCTCTCTGATACTGAAGAATAGTAGCGTATCGTGTTATCAACCGAAAGTAAGGAGAGCCAATGAAGGATTATACAAAATTCAAACACTGATTTTCCCCCTGGAACaatgcaggagagctgcgtgtcCATGCATTAAGAACAAAAGGTACATAAAGGAGGAGAGTGGGGGTTAATCCTACCAGCACATACAGCCCCAACCATAAAGAAACCGACTCGGCCCATTAATTATCTAGTAATTCAAACAATGTAAAAGTAACAAGAAGCAGAAATTATGATATAGAAGTTTACCATCTTTGATCATTGAAACTGCTCCATCCAGATGCCTCCTTAAAACTAAGAATAGAGGCTGGATTTTGTCAAGAAATTCTTGTGTGCTCTTATGGCAGTGAGTACGAGTATATTTTGCTTGAGAAGTACTAAGAAAAGTCTTGGTTGAAGGATTTAGATTATCTAATTTGTTATGCAGATCACGGAGAAGATATAGATATGTTGGTAGCTGCGTGAAAAAATAGCCAGATGTTAATAATTTAACCATATTTTAGCAGTAATTATCTAGTAGGAATAAAGTACCTCAGTTTCAAGGTAAGAAGATGAATCTTGACACTGCAAAAAAAAAGCATACCAATTGTTTTAATGAACATAAGATGACAATTAAGATAGGAAGAAAAGATTTTCTGATCCACTAGTCAATTTAAACTGAAGAAATCCATACCTCTGAGTAGTTCAACAAAGACAAGCATGTTGTATGGAGAGTTCTGAATTTGAATCTTTGCATATCCAGTTTAATTGGTGCTGCCATTAAATCTATAAGCCCAAGTTCACCAGGATCATTAGCATCTTGTGCAATATCCTTTGACATCATTCCACTTGACGATGGTTGTGAAGAAGCTTTGTTTGTCGCTTGACTGACTGTTACTCCTGCTCTTTTGAAAGTATCCAATATTGTAGGTTGCTTGAGTTTATCATCAGGATTCATTTTTTCTGAGGCTTTGCCCTTGCAACCCTTCTGTCTTTTGCTGGAAGCACCAGTTATGCTCTGTTCTCTCATGTTCTTTGGAATGTTGAATTTGCTGGTGCTTGTTGATCCAGAACAATCCCCAAGATATCGCAGCTCAGGCAGAGATAATGGATAATTTTTGAGAAATGCATTCAGCAAGCCTTCAAGTAATCTGAATTGCACAAATTTGTCATTACTCATAGGCATATGCCATACATGAATACATAAAAAGTTTGGAATCTACTAACTTCTCAGATTTAGATTAATCAACTGGACAATACTGATGGAAATTCACTGCCCACACACTTGGAGTCAGAAATAAGAATACCACAAAATTTTCAGTGCCCAGGGCCCAGGAATGATGATGGCAGAGCAAACAATATCCAATGAACACTAGGATCTAAATGGTTCTATTACATTTATAGATTATAGATGTCTCCTGAAGTGGGCCTAACTATGAATGTGATCATTATCAGTATAAAAGCACAATAACGATTGGTGTACACTCACATCAGATTTCTTACACGCTTCATAAGTTTTACTGCTGTCTCATCCCTTGCTTTCTGTGAAACATTATCAACCCTACTTTCAACTTGTGTGCCGAAAGCATTGAGCTGCATTGATTCTCTAGTTTAGACAATAGAGATGAAAATCACAGTTTGAAAACTATAACATACAAAACCACTCACCAACTCCCTGATCCAGTTTATTGCATAGTACAGGGAATAGCACACTGTTTTTTTCTGCAATCCTGACAAGTTTCCCCATTTAGCTCCATCCAAGTGCTGTCAGTGGTACATATTAGTAGTTATTATTTTGCTTGATCATTAAATAGCATCTCTCAAAATTTTGACAATTTATACACTGCAGAAGTGACATCTAtatagtggaagcagtgaagtcCTTGTACTTTTGTACAAGAGTGAAGAGATCTGCAAACAACCTATAGGTAAACACTTAAGAAAAAATAGCTACTCCTGACAAGTTTCCCCATTGGCACTTCTGTTTGGAAATATTTTGCAAACTACCTTAAGAATTATTCTCTTCAGTCAAAAATACTTCACATTTGAGTTTGCACAGTCTTCAATGCATATATTTGACCACTAATTCCTTTAACAATATATTTTTAAAATCCTTCAAATTTATAAGATTTTGCAAGTGTTTTTCAATACAATTCTATACATGTAGCTTGCATTTTTCAAACTACGTAGTTTTTAAGGTTTGACTAAATCTTGTCTGAAACGACATGTTTCTGACCAGAGGAAGTAAATAATTTGTGATTCGCCACTAGAAACTATTTGAGTGTAATAGCGAGTTAGAAGTATTCCTCACCGAAGCAATTTAGAACTACACCAAGAAAGTAGATAGCAATATAATTGAACAGAGAAATGTATATAACCTTGGTAGAGGGAAGGTGCAAAGGACAGCCAAGTAGTGCATTTATTCCACCAAGTGAGCCTTCATTTACTAAACGCTCAATCTTTGATATAAAGCAAGAAGAATGTAAGCTCAGCAATTAAGACATATAAAACTATGTAGTTATTGCACTTACTGTTGTTAAAAGTGAAAATTGGGACATAAGGATCTGCAAGCAGGATTGAGATCTGCAAAAAGTGAAAAATATCAGTAAATTTGGCTAGTGCAGGTTCTTTGAAACTAATTACCTACTCCTTCCATTCCAAACTATAATTCGATCTAGCTTTTTTAGATACACTGTTTTGACATAGTATATATCTAGGTGCACAGATAAAGTTATGCatccagaaaagccaaaacgacttataatttggaatggagggagtaccaaaTAATGACACCATCAATAACTTATGGTATTTTACTTTTGGGGCGCAGTGGAGGCTAGAGGCATAATATTTACACATACTGGAGAGATATTTCCATCCAACTTCATCCATAATTCTCCTGTAACCAAGGTGTCAACAATTACATTTGCACTTGTTAATTGTAAGTATTGACATCCTAATGTTCAAAAGAAATGGAGTCCATAATATAAAAAATAACTATGACATCATTTAGCTAACCTTCTATGTCATCACATACACATTTCTCCGGTAGTTCGCCATTTTCTAGATCAGCAAGAAAAGGTGTCTCAAATAATTCTGCAGCATGCTCTCCTACCCTGAATAGACCAATTGGTAAAATAAACCATCTTGCATGAGCACAACCAGCAGAAAATACATATGACGAAATACTGAACATATACCATCATTTTGTACCTACCACTCATGAATTGAAGAGTGAATAACTTTGCTATCCAGCAAAGCAGCTAATTCATCATATAGAAAAATCAAGGGTAATGTCACAAATTTGCATGAGTTAACAGACATCTTCAGCAATTCCAGGGCCTCCTCACAATTTGGTTGCTACCAAACCAGCCAAATAAAATTAGCATTAGGATTTCATGAATGCAAAAAAAAGGTTGATAAAGTAAGTGCAGTTTGTGCAATAAGTGCAGTTGTGTCCTAGAAAAGGAACTTTAGCAATTTTACTGTGCAGTATATGCATTCCTAACATGTTATCCTTCATTTCAGCATGTGTATAAGATATGTGGTATACTATTTTATCAGTCATTCATGATGCTTTGCAACAAACAGAATCACCAACTAACAATGAGTAGTTTAATTATTCATACAAATTTGTTATTATCTTATCTATCAAGATTTGTCATGATAGATGGTTTATACCTGAGGTATTCAAGGTGTTTAAATAATTCAGCAATAAATTTGTTATGATAGTTGTGCTCAGATGAGAGCTGGCATTCACTTGGGCATCTGAAGGAATGCCATGGTCAGACATAACATATGAACTTGGCGTGTTGTTTCAACAAAATATTGCCACTTATCCTAAATTTACATTGTGGCATTGTGCTTAAAACAAACCTGAGATGATGAACAGTTCACAACAGCATTGACATCAGTGGAAGCGATAGTAGAAACTATCCTTAAAACCCCAATTATTCCCATCCGTCTATACTTCATGTCTGGATTACCAACCTGCAAGGCAAGAAGCAGGCACAGAGAGCAATAACGAATTGTAATTTGCAAGTGAAAGATGTCTTTCCGAGAAGAATGTGCTACCCATGTAAGAAATGTGGTCATACCTGCTTTCTCACCACCATTAGAAGCTCATTAGCTACTTTAGAGCCACCTGAACCAGTATTGAAGCCAGCAGCCAGTGCCAAACGACAGAAGATATCGTAAACCTATATGGTTCTTGATCAGGTATTATTTATGGAGACACAAATTAGGAGAGAAATGAGCAATGTATCACAAACCTTCCGAAGATTATCTTCATGAAAACTCTCCAAGTAATCCAATATTCCTGTATTGAAAAGGTCAATAAGTCTGTTCAGCAAATGAAAAGCACTAAatacaaaggaaagtttctttttcTCAAATATGCAGGAGCTCTGCATATCATTGCATTATATATCAGAAGAAGAATACAAAGGGTGGACTAAAGACCAACTACCAGCATAGGAAAGTACCTTACCAGTTATATGTGAAGATATAGGAATCAGTTCCTCCGAATTGTTGGATGTTAGAGAAATCATGATATCCAGAGCAGATGAAACTTCATAGCTAACACCAGAACCTATATGAGCGACCAATGAACCCACAAGCTGCCAAAAAAAGGGACAAACTATTAGGAAATGATGAACAGATAAAATGCACAAAACAGAACAGATAATTTgtacagcaacaacaacaacaaatcctttaagtcccaaacaagttggggtaggcagaACAGATAATTTGTAATCGAAGATAAATGGTCACTCAGTACTAATTCACAGAGTACATATCCATTTATTATGTATTCACACTTAAACAACCAAAGTGTATGAAAGTGTTACAAAATTGAATTTTTCAGAAATCACAAAGATTATATCGTGCCATCAGCATATATAAGACATCCTCAACTTTTTAGCCTGTGGATCATGACAACCAGAAGTGTCGGAAGCCAAGCAGTACCTCTTGCCTGGAATATGTATCAATGAACTCTTCAAATAGTGCTATGAACAAATAAGCCGCAAACTCTCTAGCTTTCTCTTCCTTGCAAGCCAACAAGTAATTGCTAACTGAGAGGTATGACATGAAATGTTCCTGATTCAAGTAAAATCATGTCGCATTTAGACTCAAAATTAGCATGGACATTTACATGTATGCTGCATGTATACAATCATTGCAGTATAATGAAGAACTAACCTTCACCAGTTCAGTGTTTCCATGAATGCATTGATCAAACAGCGTCTCTCTTATGCACTCCTGTAAGATCTTGGACTTCAATATTTTCTCTGCACTCTTCTGTAGAGCACCACCATTGGCATAGATAAGCATGATGAGCCAAACATCAATCACTTTGTGATCCCTCGGGTGGTCAACTGACTTCAGCTCcttcaagaaagcctcacaaagCATCTgcattcacaacaaagcacagCCAAGAAGAAGCTTGAACATAGCTACAAAAAGGATTTCGGAAAGTTCCAGGGGAGAGCTTCCCCAATCTACAGTACTTTGCTGCAAAATAAACTGAAGATTCAAACAGTTTACATTCTTAAACCGCAGGCCTGATCTCAGTGTATCAAGTATTGCCCCATCAGTGCTTTTAGCCGATGCCTTCCCTTTAAGCTTCTTATTTCGTGCAGCCCGTGGATCCACCACACCAACAAACTTGAGCTGCTCACGTATCTGCAATATAATCCTCCCAGCATTGACTGGCGTAGCCGACAAAAGCAAGAACCTGAGCAAATGAGGCATCTGGTCTGGAGCAATTGTCCGGATGCATGATATCGCAACAGTCACTGCCTGCAGGAGAGCCACGTCATCAGATCATAACATCATACAGACATACAAAACAAAGTTCACTGACAGACACAAAACAGAGAAGAAAATGTGTATACATAGCCTGCTCCTCATCATGCAGAC
Above is a genomic segment from Miscanthus floridulus cultivar M001 chromosome 3, ASM1932011v1, whole genome shotgun sequence containing:
- the LOC136545214 gene encoding outer envelope membrane protein 7-like, producing the protein MGAVVTAVIAIAAVVLGWITIEMACKPCLETGRRAMDRALDPNYDPDSPTNANANATTGGAAPSTEPLLADLSASTAPPAKAI
- the LOC136545213 gene encoding uncharacterized protein, with the protein product MVFLQRSRPINPRKRPSPPLEPEPEPPRAADPDASSDVDAAAALLADAGCTLLVPPHQPPSLSSPHTFVARLSRKLSAGGDASSPSAPARRLLEGLAAFAASSPARLRQLLLPTAPHAQSLARALLSVPALQPGLLALLLEKLPEHFDDGGDGLPLQDDVGRLIVSQFRWLDFLVDADAFVDMLVEVLSVAPPRLKKEIIGSLPEIVGDQSHAAVVTALEKLLQEDSEIVVAVLDVLSDLNLNEELQEQAVTVAISCIRTIAPDQMPHLLRFLLLSATPVNAGRIILQIREQLKFVGVVDPRAARNKKLKGKASAKSTDGAILDTLRSGLRFKNMLCEAFLKELKSVDHPRDHKVIDVWLIMLIYANGGALQKSAEKILKSKILQECIRETLFDQCIHGNTELVKEHFMSYLSVSNYLLACKEEKAREFAAYLFIALFEEFIDTYSRQELVGSLVAHIGSGVSYEVSSALDIMISLTSNNSEELIPISSHITGILDYLESFHEDNLRKVYDIFCRLALAAGFNTGSGGSKVANELLMVVRKQVGNPDMKYRRMGIIGVLRIVSTIASTDVNAVVNCSSSQQPNCEEALELLKMSVNSCKFVTLPLIFLYDELAALLDSKVIHSSIHEWVGEHAAELFETPFLADLENGELPEKCVCDDIEGELWMKLDGNISPVCVNIMPLASTAPQKSQSCLQILMSQFSLLTTIERLVNEGSLGGINALLGCPLHLPSTKHLDGAKWGNLSGLQKKTVCYSLYYAINWIRELLNAFGTQVESRVDNVSQKARDETAVKLMKRVRNLILLEGLLNAFLKNYPLSLPELRYLGDCSGSTSTSKFNIPKNMREQSITGASSKRQKGCKGKASEKMNPDDKLKQPTILDTFKRAGVTVSQATNKASSQPSSSGMMSKDIAQDANDPGELGLIDLMAAPIKLDMQRFKFRTLHTTCLSLLNYSECQDSSSYLETELPTYLYLLRDLHNKLDNLNPSTKTFLSTSQAKYTRTHCHKSTQEFLDKIQPLFLVLRRHLDGAVSMIKDVSESCPDNWSSHSSSAGNPDIPYVVVSKSSIVTAVCKEILGCYRKLLAIPDLLNQPNMSILKQLLQTLQPTENFDDVLSEFQPSLAPCNVDYLYCGACKMLEDIMDPVFLFSYLLSSDVLITIQSIVNSVVVLLEKSGEPNGKNIHMGCSKAIIPFLRKRLGYSAHKLLSADFPSEDAEKGWQSKGDLIQKILQIYLRNSDSTSDLLAEILPKEPSLKTKDTQDVSYGFPTLCSSTIPSWYRVLHEENTGSLNKTIKQALKARASPERGSVDTILQEIQKSVEAFVSLIGLCKAHEKVSMHAMAVKHGGKFIDTFLKAFSFLETHFEQHNGTIVKMLRLLQKATRIIQSICSDAKGNKRTMITSKVPPAKRSMERFLFQVKALLHNCSTEKEFQMGNLKHKDLQGHVVSSQAYGSVDEEDKEQMETDSEAPDEENDNDNAMDEDAVEGSNETPMEEEEE